CCCAGGGGTGGGGGCATTCTGGCCACATGGATTGTGGGCTTTACACCAAGTGTCAGATCTCTCACAAGGTGAACTTTAGCACCCCTGTTTCCAGCTGCCCCATGTTGCACATGGAATTTAAAGAGTTTCGAAAACTCTTAGTGACGTTTTGTTGAAATATTGTTTTCCCTGGTGAAAAGACTGTTGATCTGTAATTTAAACTTGCTTTTTAAAGAAAAATTTCTGAAGTGTTTACAAATGTGTAATCATGTATCCTTTACCGTTCCTGTTGTTTTGTCGAGAACGATAAAAACagtgagttaaaaaaaaaaaaaaaaaaggtcattaatatctatcagAAAAAGCAAAGTTCCTAACACCAACCCTCGGGGAATCTCCATTACAAATTttgctccagtccaaaaaacatccattaaccactactgtttcctgtcactcagccaattttgtatccatgttgctactttacttctattccatgagctataattttgctcacaagtctgttgtgtaggactttatcaaatgattttttggaagtccatgcagcACATCAATAGCATTTCCCTGATCAACTTTATCTGTTGCCTCATTGAAAAACtatagcaagttagttaaatatgattttcccttcacaaatccatgctggctttccctaattaatccacatttgcccaagtgactattaattttatcccgaattatcgtttctggAAGCTTCCTCACCACCatggttaaactgactgtcctccagttgctgggcttatctttacacccttatttgaacaagggtgtaacatttgcaattctacagtccgctggaaccacccctgaatctaagaatgactggaaaattatggctagtgcctctgcaatttctactctcatttccctcagtgtccttggatgcatctcatatgGTCCTGGTGCGTTATCAACCTTAAGTACAGTCAGTGATACCTCCTCcttctcaattttaaacccttcaagggtCTGAATCACCTCTTCCTTCACTGTGACCTGTGCAGcatattcttccttggtaaagacagatgcaaagtattcatttaatatctcagccaagCTCCTTGCGTACATCCCGTttttgtccctaatcagccccactcatcCTTGCACCAccattttactattaatatgcccataggagacttttggtttcccttttaagtttgctgccagtctcttcgtactctctctctgcatctcctatttgctttttcacttttcctctgaaccttctatgttCCGCTTGATATCTGTCAGAAGCAGCCTTTTTCTtcttcattttactctctatctcttttgttatcatagagagatacagcactgaaacaggcccttcggcccaccgtgtctgtgccaaccaacagccacccatttatactaatccgacattgatcccatattccctaccacatccccatcttccctcaattctcctaccatctaccgacactagggacaatttacaatggtcaatttacttatcaacctgcaagtccttggctgtgggaggaaaccggagcacccggcagaaacccacgcagtcacagggagagcttgcaaactccatacaggcagtacccagaaccgaacccaggtcgctggagctgtgaggctgcggtgctaaccactgtgccacccaggagctctggatttgtttgcgcgACCTTTCTCCTTCGtgagaatataccttgactgtgcacgaactatctcttctttaaaggcagccattaCTCAGATACTGTTTTGccagccaatctttgattccagtttgtcTGGGTCAGAACCATTCTTattccattgaagttggctttccccagttCCATTATtcatactctggattgttccttatccttttccatagccaacttaAACTATACGTTACAAGGCCCACTgtaccctaaatgttcccctactgacactttatCCACCTCGTttgcaagaaccaggtctagcagtgcctcctttcgcaTTGGACTGGAAAAGCAATGctatagaaaattctcctgaacacactccaggaattcttaCCCTTctgtgccctttacactactaccatcccagtctatattcagctaATTAAAGTCCCCTGTTGTAATGACTGTATACTTCTTGCACCTCTctttaatttccttgcaaatttgttcctctttccCACTATCTTGTATCCTATAGAATGTATCCAGCAAGGTAATTGCCCcttttttttgttcctcagctccacccaaatagattctgtccttgacccctctgtgaCATCCTCCATGGAACTGCTCCCTCACAGAGCCCCTCTTTTAAACTTCACCGATTTTTTTTCTCTAAAGGCATTAGTGAACTATATTTTTTTATAACAATCATTTCCTGGCATCATTACTGAAATTAGTTTTCaagtccagatttttatgaattaactgaatgtaaattccaccagctgctatggtgggatttgaacctgtgaccctgtggattagcctgagcctctggattattagttccatgacattaccactatgccatcacctgTATTCTGACtgtggatattttactatgttaaggtgctatgtaaatgccagTTATTGCAACCTACAAGAAGAtaagatacaggtcagccatgatctaatagaatggtggaacaggctggaagggctgaatggcctcctcctgttcctatgttaataCTTACCATGATGATTTTTGTAATATAGGGTATTAGTAACTGTTGAATGCAGAACTGAGCCGAgtcagagtcagaaccttcagggtaGGAGAGAGAGCGGAGTcattgagtgcagaactgaacccggccagagtcagcaccttcagcagagtgAAGAAAATTGACCAAAAGAAAAAATGTTGGAGGTGGTGCAataggtttggatttcagcacagagaGGGAGGAGACTGTGTGAGACAGAGATTTCCAGCTTTGGGGAAGCAAgcaaggaaagaatgttccatagaaactggaattgtctgttctgaatttctatccttcaGTGactgtgatgacttttgtaaactccttttacaggataTTAGAAGGGGAGCATTTGCAGACAGGCAAATTAAACCAAACCTCATGTCAAGATCTACAGAATCAtttgattcatcaggacctgaatatcatcagcctttgaatgtggaaggagaaatgtttgtctgtcctgtctgtgggaaaagatttcaaacatcactgtgactggaaaagcacagcGACACCTCCCcaccccgagtgagagtgttccaatgcactgactgtggaaagagctttagccAGAATCCAGCTTTAGCTTAAAAAACTATCACACCATTGACAGCGGGGTAAAACCGTAcacgtgttgtgtgtgtggatgaggcttcaactgatcgtccaacctggagagacataaCATAACACCCACaacatggagaaaccatggaaatgtggagactgtgggaagggattcaattacccatccaagCTGGAAATTCATTGACACAGCCACACTGGGGagtggccattcacctgctccatgtgtggcaaaggattcaattacccatctgaGCTGAAAAATCATCGGCGTAGCCACACTGGTGAGAGGCCTTtcgcctgctccatgtgtgggaaaggattcactcagtcctCTGTCCTCCagacacatcagcgagttcacactgatgagagaccattCAGCTGCACTCACTGTGGGAAGGGCTTCAGGCAGTCACCCCACCAGatcacacaccagcgagttcacaccggagAGAGGTCATTCACCTGCCCTCTGTGTAGGAAGGGGTTCTCTCacttatcccacctgctgacacatcagtgtattcacactggggagcgaccattcacctgttctgtgtgtgggaagagattcacacgTTCATCTgagcttctgacacaccagcgagttcacactgaggagaagTCGTTCATCTGCTCCGTGTGTGAGAAGGGATTTAATCGATCTTCTAacttgctgagacaccagcgagttcacatgaAACTGAAGGGAGTTGAATcttctgttattgctgctgttaatcacatccaggactgaaccatgttcattcaaacagtgtttgtttctgctgatgttaataacTGGGCTgcagtttaatattctggatatatAGCTGATTTTTTTTCTCAGGGCTTCATTGAACCTTTCAGAACTGCTGTCTGTGATCTTACTCCAGGGATTCCTATCAGAAATTAGTTTGCAATAAACATAGGAACTTTTACTTCAATCCTGAATTGATCTTTGGTACAAAATGTACAATTCAGTGTGTGAAAGGATTCACTGGTTAACATCTCCAATTAGAAAGTGCTGATTAGTCCTTGCTGACAATTCTTGCACAttacagtgactgtggggttggtttatatcaaagAGGAGGAAGTTGGTGTCATTAACTGCTGGGTTTatttatatcagacagaaggaaatgtgtgTCAGTgactgggattggtttatatcagatagGAGATTGGTGAGAGTGAATCTGGGGTTGGttaatatcagacaggaggagattggtgtcaatgaTTGTGGGGTTGCTAAAATTAGTTAGTTGAAGAAGCGGTTTAATGTAGATATGTACTATATATAATGTTCCTCTATGTATAAAGAGTGGTAGAACAAGTCCAGTAAATCAGAGACCAGCCAGCATGATGACACTGGTGTGAAAGATAATGATATCTGTACTCGAGGAGGTAATAGAGAAACTTGAATTTTCCAAAGGCCTTTGATGAAGtaactcatgactaaggtcagaacatgtggagtcagggaacagttaacagaatggacagcaagctgccTACAAACCAGAAAACATAGAGTAGAGGTTAAAGCTATTTACTTAGACTGGTGAaattgggaagtggtgttccacagggatcgatgctgggactacTGACATTCACTATTTACATAAGCGATTTGCATTTTGGAATCcgaaatacaatttcaaaatttgaacgaAAACAAAATTTGTTTACGGCGTGTGGGCTTCCCTGGTTAGTccagcatttattcccatccctaatgcccttgagaaggtggtggtgagctgccttcttgaaccgctgcagtccatgtggcgtcccTGTTTCTCATCACAAAGATGTGGTAAACCTACTGAGTACTTCCAGAATTCTCTTTttatatttcagattgccagcatctgcagtattttgcttttgtctgaaGCTAGGGAATATATGACTTCATTTGCGGAAAATACCTGACTCCCTTTTGGACCCATAGCATTTGATTGGATTCCCTCCATCCAATGCAAAACCTTGGACTCAGCCAGCAGACATCAGGAAAGGTAGCTTCCAGTTA
The nucleotide sequence above comes from Heterodontus francisci isolate sHetFra1 chromosome 29, sHetFra1.hap1, whole genome shotgun sequence. Encoded proteins:
- the LOC137346269 gene encoding zinc finger protein 239-like, whose product is MCGKGFNYPSELKNHRRSHTGERPFACSMCGKGFTQSSVLQTHQRVHTDERPFSCTHCGKGFRQSPHQITHQRVHTGERSFTCPLCRKGFSHLSHLLTHQCIHTGERPFTCSVCGKRFTRSSELLTHQRVHTEEKSFICSVCEKGFNRSSNLLRHQRVHMKLKGVESSVIAAVNHIQD